Proteins encoded by one window of Candidatus Aminicenantes bacterium:
- the pth gene encoding aminoacyl-tRNA hydrolase: protein MGNPDKKYEKTPHNAGFSCIDELCRRHDVQLAGLGNILQYRKTAICGQPVVLAKPMTYMNESGLAVRQLTKMFAFDQAQMLLIYDDIDLPLGHIRLRERGSAGSHKGMKSVIQHYGAQEFPRLRIGIGIRHPGQKTASLVRYVLTSFRGEKNEIFKLGIVQAADAAEAILETGMADAMNAFNRRKNSLLLRQEEAKTSTRRHHER, encoded by the coding sequence TTGGGCAATCCTGATAAGAAATACGAAAAAACACCGCACAATGCCGGTTTTTCATGCATCGACGAACTGTGCCGGCGCCACGACGTCCAATTGGCCGGGCTGGGAAACATCCTGCAGTACAGAAAGACCGCGATCTGCGGCCAGCCGGTCGTGCTGGCCAAGCCGATGACCTACATGAACGAATCGGGGCTGGCCGTGCGTCAATTGACAAAAATGTTCGCTTTCGACCAGGCGCAGATGCTGCTGATCTACGATGACATCGATCTGCCCCTCGGTCATATCCGCCTCAGGGAAAGGGGCAGCGCCGGCAGCCACAAGGGGATGAAATCGGTCATCCAGCACTACGGCGCGCAAGAATTTCCGCGTCTGCGCATCGGCATCGGGATTCGCCATCCCGGACAAAAGACGGCCAGCCTGGTCCGCTACGTGCTGACATCCTTCCGGGGCGAAAAAAACGAGATTTTCAAGCTGGGAATCGTGCAGGCCGCCGACGCGGCGGAAGCGATTCTGGAAACGGGCATGGCCGACGCCATGAATGCATTTAACAGGAGAAAGAACTCCTTGCTTCTTCGTCAAGAAGAGGCTAAAACATCCACAAGGAGACACCATGAACGGTAA
- a CDS encoding 50S ribosomal protein L25 yields MENLITIKADLREDISKKACKSLRANGKIPAIVYGITAESIPISVALSDIKGIMKSEKKENSILRIVQSDKAKFDAMIKEIQYDYLSDHIIHIDFIRIDLNKLVEVEVPVILFGEAIGVKTEDGLLEFIHRVIHIRCLPTQIPKEIRVDVSALHLNQSIKVENLPKTEEYQFISPANTVICAVAAKAKEEVVEVPEVAEVVEGAVEGAAPAAAPAAGAAGVAAAPAAAEKEKGKEKDKGKEKGADKGKGKEKKEG; encoded by the coding sequence ATGGAAAACTTAATCACCATCAAAGCCGACTTGCGAGAAGACATAAGCAAAAAAGCCTGCAAGAGCCTGCGCGCCAACGGTAAGATACCGGCCATTGTCTACGGCATCACCGCCGAGAGCATCCCCATCTCGGTCGCTTTAAGCGACATCAAGGGCATCATGAAATCCGAGAAAAAGGAAAACTCGATCCTGCGCATCGTGCAGAGCGACAAGGCCAAATTCGACGCCATGATCAAGGAGATCCAGTACGACTACCTGTCCGACCACATCATTCACATCGATTTCATCCGCATCGACCTGAACAAGCTCGTGGAGGTCGAAGTGCCGGTGATTCTCTTCGGCGAGGCGATCGGCGTCAAGACCGAGGACGGGTTGCTCGAGTTCATCCACCGCGTCATCCACATCCGCTGCCTGCCCACCCAGATCCCCAAGGAAATCAGGGTGGACGTTTCCGCGCTCCATCTGAACCAGTCGATCAAGGTGGAAAACCTGCCCAAGACCGAGGAATACCAGTTCATTTCTCCGGCCAACACGGTGATCTGCGCCGTGGCCGCCAAGGCCAAGGAAGAGGTGGTGGAAGTGCCTGAAGTCGCCGAAGTCGTTGAAGGTGCGGTCGAAGGCGCCGCTCCCGCCGCCGCACCCGCTGCCGGAGCCGCCGGAGTCGCCGCTGCCCCCGCCGCCGCCGAAAAGGAAAAAGGCAAGGAAAAAGATAAAGGCAAGGAAAAGGGCGCGGACAAAGGCAAGGGAAAAGAGAAGAAGGAGGGATAA